From Paracoccus aminovorans, one genomic window encodes:
- the pdeM gene encoding ligase-associated DNA damage response endonuclease PdeM — translation MSGYGFDFHGLRLEARPSGALWWPEGRWLVVADLHLGKAERMARRGGPLLPPYEGLATLERLAGEIERLQPRAVISLGDGFDDPTAAATLDPQVAVTLAGLARGCDWIWIAGNHDPSIPAGLPGRALAELQLGAVRLRHEAGRGPDISGHFHPVVRLAGERRRAFLLGAEHLLLPAFGAYTGGLSHDDPALLALVPQGLAVACGARAIVLPVGLRRRR, via the coding sequence ATGAGCGGCTATGGTTTCGATTTCCACGGCCTGCGCCTTGAAGCGCGGCCCTCGGGCGCGCTGTGGTGGCCGGAAGGGCGCTGGCTGGTCGTCGCCGACCTGCACCTGGGCAAGGCCGAGCGCATGGCCCGCCGCGGCGGACCGCTGCTGCCGCCCTATGAGGGGCTGGCGACCCTGGAACGCCTGGCAGGCGAAATCGAGCGGCTTCAGCCCCGGGCCGTGATCAGCCTGGGCGACGGGTTCGACGATCCGACGGCGGCCGCGACGCTGGATCCGCAGGTCGCGGTCACGCTGGCGGGGCTGGCACGGGGGTGCGACTGGATCTGGATCGCGGGCAACCACGACCCGTCGATCCCGGCGGGCCTGCCCGGCCGGGCGCTGGCGGAACTGCAGTTGGGTGCGGTCCGGCTGCGGCACGAGGCGGGGCGGGGGCCGGACATCTCGGGGCATTTCCATCCGGTGGTGCGGCTGGCTGGCGAGCGTCGCCGGGCCTTTCTGCTGGGGGCCGAGCATCTGCTGTTGCCGGCCTTCGGTGCCTATACCGGCGGCTTGTCCCATGACGATCCGGCCTTGCTGGCGCTGGTGCCGCAGGGGCTGGCGGTGGCCTGCGGTGCCCGCGCCATCGTGCTGCCGGTCGGGCTGCGCCGGCGGCGCTGA
- the rnc gene encoding ribonuclease III, with amino-acid sequence MKISADLRAFSDRLGHEFSRPELLLRALTHGSISTATRPDNQRLEFLGDRVLGLTMAEALFAADRAATEGQLAPRYNALVKGETCAEVAREIGLGEVLKLGRSEMMSGGRRKEALLADAMEAVLAAIYLDAGLEAARAVILRLWADRLARVDDDARDPKTALQEWAQAQGMSPPRYVQTARTGPDHAPEFEITVRLDDGREAQASGKGTKRSIEQAAAAVLLGQIEGKT; translated from the coding sequence ATGAAGATTTCCGCCGACCTGCGCGCTTTCTCGGACCGTCTGGGGCATGAATTCTCGCGCCCCGAGCTCCTGCTGCGCGCGCTGACGCATGGCTCGATCTCGACCGCGACGCGGCCCGACAACCAGCGGCTGGAGTTCCTGGGCGACCGCGTGCTGGGCCTGACCATGGCCGAGGCGCTGTTCGCGGCCGACCGCGCCGCGACCGAGGGCCAGCTGGCGCCGCGCTACAACGCGCTGGTCAAGGGCGAGACCTGCGCCGAGGTCGCGCGCGAGATCGGCCTGGGCGAGGTGCTGAAGCTGGGCCGCTCCGAGATGATGTCGGGCGGGCGCCGGAAGGAGGCGCTGCTGGCCGACGCCATGGAGGCGGTGCTGGCCGCGATCTATCTCGACGCCGGGCTCGAGGCCGCGCGCGCGGTGATCCTGCGGCTTTGGGCCGACCGGCTGGCGCGGGTCGATGACGACGCCCGCGACCCCAAGACCGCGCTGCAGGAATGGGCCCAGGCCCAAGGCATGAGCCCGCCGCGCTATGTCCAGACCGCGCGCACAGGGCCGGACCACGCGCCGGAATTCGAAATCACCGTCCGGCTGGACGACGGCCGCGAGGCCCAGGCCAGCGGCAAGGGCACCAAACGCAGCATCGAACAGGCGGCCGCGGCCGTGCTGCTCGGGCAGATCGAAGGGAAGACATGA
- a CDS encoding DUF1491 family protein has translation MAEARLAAGIWVAAYLRRLGLADIPAYVTRHGDDTAGSVMVKCATLDGRASLWVREWDLETDRRLWIRLNEAPEREIDAEIARNAARDPDLWVIEIESRDGSTMLDQDGLA, from the coding sequence ATGGCTGAGGCGCGTCTTGCGGCCGGAATCTGGGTCGCGGCCTATCTGCGCCGGCTGGGGCTGGCCGACATCCCGGCCTATGTCACCCGCCACGGCGACGACACCGCCGGCAGCGTCATGGTGAAATGCGCGACGCTGGACGGGCGGGCGAGCCTCTGGGTCCGCGAGTGGGACCTGGAGACCGACCGGCGGCTGTGGATCCGGCTGAACGAGGCGCCCGAGCGCGAGATCGACGCCGAGATCGCCCGCAACGCCGCCCGCGACCCGGACCTGTGGGTGATCGAGATCGAGAGTCGCGACGGCAGCACCATGCTGGATCAGGACGGGCTGGCTTGA
- the lepB gene encoding signal peptidase I yields the protein MAKSDARKDGGIWETVKTIFWALLIAGVFRTLFFQPFWIPSGSMKDTLLIGDFLFVNKMAYGYSAVSCPFGICPISGRILGSEPARGDVVVFRHPRGDDFIKRLIGLPGDRIQMKQGVLWINGEAAPQVPAGEFIEAQEPQGPAGSLPCPGQIREAENGQCVAQRFTETLPGGVSHDVLNLTDNGPGDNTPEFTVPEGHYFFMGDNRDNSGDSRWPAAAGGVGMVPADALIGRADRIMFSSAGKSLLYFWTWRADRFFKAVD from the coding sequence ATGGCCAAAAGCGACGCCCGCAAGGATGGGGGCATCTGGGAAACCGTCAAGACCATCTTCTGGGCGCTGCTGATCGCGGGCGTCTTCCGCACGCTGTTCTTCCAGCCCTTCTGGATCCCCTCAGGCAGCATGAAGGACACGCTGCTGATCGGCGATTTCCTGTTCGTGAACAAGATGGCCTATGGCTATTCCGCCGTCTCCTGCCCCTTCGGCATCTGCCCGATCTCGGGCCGGATCCTGGGCTCGGAGCCCGCGCGCGGCGACGTGGTGGTGTTCCGCCACCCGCGCGGCGACGATTTCATCAAGCGGCTGATCGGCCTGCCCGGCGACCGCATCCAGATGAAGCAGGGCGTGCTGTGGATCAACGGCGAAGCCGCGCCGCAAGTCCCGGCGGGCGAATTCATCGAGGCGCAGGAACCGCAGGGCCCGGCCGGCAGCCTGCCCTGCCCCGGCCAGATCCGCGAGGCCGAGAACGGCCAATGCGTCGCCCAGCGGTTCACCGAGACCCTGCCGGGCGGTGTCAGCCACGACGTGCTGAACCTGACCGACAACGGCCCGGGCGACAACACGCCGGAATTCACCGTACCCGAAGGGCACTATTTCTTCATGGGCGACAACCGCGACAATTCCGGCGACTCGCGCTGGCCGGCCGCGGCGGGCGGCGTCGGCATGGTGCCGGCGGATGCGCTGATCGGGCGGGCCGACCGGATCATGTTCTCTTCGGCCGGCAAGTCGCTCTTGTATTTCTGGACCTGGCGCGCCGACCGCTTCTTCAAGGCCGTGGACTAG
- the acpS gene encoding holo-ACP synthase: MILGIGSDLANIERIERVLARHGDRFRNRVFTETELALAARRKQEAATLAKRWAAKEACSKALGTGLAMGIAWRDMAVSNLATGQPRMQLTGWAAERLAAMTPPGHRAHVHVTLTDDHPWAQAFVLIEALPEGAGPHPPRLDFAAPRGP, translated from the coding sequence ATGATCCTCGGCATCGGCAGCGACCTCGCCAATATCGAGCGCATCGAGCGCGTGCTCGCGCGCCACGGCGACCGCTTCCGCAACCGGGTCTTTACCGAAACCGAGCTGGCCCTGGCCGCGCGCCGCAAGCAAGAGGCCGCGACGCTGGCGAAACGCTGGGCCGCCAAGGAGGCCTGCTCCAAGGCGCTCGGCACCGGGCTTGCCATGGGCATCGCCTGGCGCGACATGGCGGTCAGCAACCTGGCGACCGGCCAGCCCAGGATGCAGTTGACCGGCTGGGCCGCCGAGCGGCTGGCCGCGATGACGCCGCCCGGCCACCGGGCGCATGTCCATGTCACCCTGACCGACGACCACCCCTGGGCGCAGGCCTTCGTGCTGATCGAGGCGCTGCCCGAGGGCGCAGGCCCGCATCCGCCGCGGCTTGACTTTGCCGCCCCGCGCGGCCCATGA
- a CDS encoding tetratricopeptide repeat protein: MTTRLIPLALIALTATLPLRPVVAAPLLAQAQGQEQPAVRPAHRPAAPAEIHGLAGPYMAARMAAIQNDYRSAADYYLQALAQNDTDGYLQDSALVALISAGEMERATALALTMSDQGRATELAKLVQRTELARAGRWDDLIKAIDAAPSPEDAGDMPGGGALVDGMMRAWALLGAGKAGESLSAFKKLATLRGAAPMVNYHLALAKAKVGDFEGAEELLADPTTGAHILGVVARAQVLSQLERDKDAVAMLDATPGVAEEPHLLALRDRLAKGQTLPFDSIRTPADGIAQVFLTFGSVLASTDEPDPLALIHVRLAEYLAPDMGEAHLLAAQLLQGFGQFDLAEREFEKLRELGDMRPIAELARIDALTRAERLDDAEKAALALTATHPELAQGWIALGDLLRQQDKFAQAVPAYDKALSLIGDKAPEARWFPLYARGIALERAGKFPQAESDFRAALKIRPDSPQVLNYLGYSLVDRNEKLDEALKLIQRAVELRPDDGYILDSLAWAYFRLGRYDEAVAPMERAVAAMAGDSLVNDHMGDIYWMAGRQREAEIQWHRALSLKPDKDEDARRIRAKLEHGLDAVLEQEKSNGGRLPEPAPEPAKAD, from the coding sequence GTGACGACAAGACTGATCCCGCTGGCGCTGATCGCGCTGACCGCCACGCTTCCGCTGCGGCCCGTCGTCGCGGCCCCCCTGCTGGCCCAGGCGCAGGGCCAGGAACAGCCGGCCGTGCGCCCCGCGCATCGTCCCGCCGCCCCGGCCGAGATCCACGGCCTGGCCGGCCCCTACATGGCCGCGCGCATGGCCGCGATCCAGAACGATTACCGCAGCGCCGCCGATTATTACCTGCAGGCGCTGGCCCAGAACGACACCGACGGCTATCTGCAGGACAGCGCCCTGGTCGCGCTGATCTCGGCCGGCGAGATGGAGCGGGCGACCGCCCTGGCCCTGACCATGTCCGACCAGGGCCGCGCCACCGAGCTTGCGAAGCTGGTGCAGCGCACCGAACTGGCCCGCGCCGGCCGCTGGGACGATCTGATCAAGGCCATCGACGCCGCCCCCTCGCCCGAGGACGCGGGCGACATGCCCGGCGGCGGCGCGCTGGTCGACGGCATGATGCGGGCCTGGGCGCTTCTGGGCGCGGGCAAGGCCGGCGAGTCGCTTTCTGCCTTCAAGAAGCTCGCCACCCTGCGCGGCGCCGCGCCGATGGTGAACTATCACCTGGCGCTGGCCAAGGCCAAGGTCGGCGATTTCGAGGGCGCCGAGGAACTGCTGGCCGATCCGACCACCGGCGCGCATATCCTGGGCGTGGTGGCCCGGGCGCAGGTGCTGTCGCAGCTGGAACGCGACAAGGATGCCGTCGCCATGCTGGACGCGACCCCCGGCGTGGCCGAAGAGCCGCATCTGCTGGCGCTGCGCGACCGGCTGGCCAAGGGTCAGACGCTGCCCTTCGATTCGATCCGCACCCCGGCGGACGGCATCGCGCAGGTGTTCCTGACCTTCGGCTCGGTGCTGGCCTCGACCGACGAGCCCGACCCGCTGGCGCTGATCCATGTCCGCCTGGCCGAATACCTGGCCCCCGACATGGGCGAGGCGCATCTGCTGGCCGCGCAACTTCTGCAGGGCTTCGGCCAGTTCGACCTGGCCGAGCGCGAATTCGAGAAGCTGCGCGAACTGGGCGACATGCGCCCCATCGCCGAACTGGCCCGCATCGACGCCCTGACCCGGGCCGAGCGGCTGGACGACGCCGAAAAGGCGGCGCTGGCGCTGACCGCCACCCACCCCGAACTGGCGCAGGGCTGGATCGCGCTTGGCGACCTGCTGCGCCAGCAGGACAAGTTCGCCCAGGCGGTCCCCGCCTATGACAAGGCGCTGTCCCTGATCGGCGACAAGGCGCCCGAGGCGCGCTGGTTCCCGCTCTATGCCCGCGGCATCGCGCTGGAACGCGCCGGCAAGTTCCCGCAGGCCGAGTCCGATTTCCGCGCCGCGCTGAAGATCCGTCCGGATTCGCCGCAGGTTCTGAACTATCTGGGCTACAGCCTGGTCGACCGCAACGAAAAGCTGGACGAGGCGCTGAAGCTGATCCAGCGCGCGGTCGAGCTGCGCCCGGACGACGGCTATATCCTCGATTCGCTGGCCTGGGCCTATTTCCGCCTCGGCCGCTACGACGAGGCGGTGGCGCCGATGGAACGCGCGGTCGCCGCCATGGCCGGCGATTCCCTGGTCAACGACCACATGGGCGACATCTACTGGATGGCCGGCCGCCAGCGCGAGGCGGAAATCCAGTGGCATCGCGCCCTGTCCCTGAAGCCCGACAAGGACGAGGACGCCCGCCGCATCCGCGCCAAGCTGGAACACGGGCTGGATGCGGTGCTGGAACAGGAAAAGTCCAACGGCGGCCGCCTTCCCGAGCCCGCGCCGGAACCCGCCAAGGCCGACTGA
- a CDS encoding pyridoxine 5'-phosphate synthase: MLRLGVNIDHVATIRNARGTPWPDPLRAAQLAEQAGADGITAHLREDRRHITDADIDRLMQGLKLPLNLEMAATAEMQQIALRHRPHAVCLVPEKREERTTEGGLDVAGNEAFFRDFIAPLREAGCRVSLFIGHEQTQIEAAARIGAAVVELHTGAYCDLDTEGRLPERDAELAALRRAAAQAQLLGLEVHAGHGLTFDTVGPIAAIPEFRELNIGHFLIAESVFMGLGAAITEMRRCMDAVRP, translated from the coding sequence ATGCTGCGCCTCGGCGTCAACATCGACCACGTCGCCACCATCCGCAACGCCCGGGGCACACCCTGGCCCGACCCGCTGCGCGCCGCGCAGCTGGCCGAGCAGGCCGGCGCCGACGGCATCACCGCCCATCTGCGCGAGGATCGCCGCCATATCACCGATGCCGATATCGACCGGCTGATGCAGGGGCTCAAGCTGCCGCTGAACCTGGAAATGGCCGCCACCGCCGAAATGCAGCAGATCGCCCTGCGCCACCGCCCGCACGCCGTCTGCCTGGTGCCGGAAAAGCGCGAAGAGCGCACGACCGAAGGCGGCCTCGACGTCGCCGGCAACGAGGCTTTCTTTCGGGACTTCATCGCGCCCTTGCGCGAGGCCGGCTGCCGCGTCTCGCTGTTCATCGGCCATGAGCAGACCCAGATCGAGGCCGCCGCCCGCATCGGCGCCGCCGTGGTCGAACTGCACACCGGCGCCTATTGCGACCTCGACACCGAGGGCCGGCTGCCCGAACGCGACGCCGAACTGGCCGCGCTGCGCCGGGCCGCGGCCCAGGCCCAGCTGCTGGGGCTCGAAGTCCATGCCGGCCACGGCCTGACCTTCGACACCGTCGGCCCCATCGCCGCGATCCCGGAGTTCCGCGAACTCAACATCGGCCATTTCCTGATCGCGGAATCGGTCTTCATGGGCCTTGGCGCCGCCATCACCGAAATGCGCCGCTGCATGGACGCGGTGCGCCCGTGA
- a CDS encoding 4-(cytidine 5'-diphospho)-2-C-methyl-D-erythritol kinase, which produces MPQPRRELAPAKLNLTLHVTGRRPDGYHLLDSLVVFLALGDVVTVAPGPLSLELSGPFAKGLTAEPDNLCLRAARLAGHEARITLEKNLPVASGIGGGSADAAAVLRALDARPEGSEVLGADVPVCLAGRPTRMRGLGEILDPLPPLPQLHVLLVNPGRGLSTPQVFQALQRRDNPPMPEPMPGFPDAAALIDFLRRCRNDLEAPAIRLMPEIAACLAAIRDQGAQLARMSGSGATCFGLFASAAQAEAARTRIAGANPGWWVAASGLAPANP; this is translated from the coding sequence ATGCCCCAGCCCCGGCGCGAGCTGGCGCCCGCCAAGCTGAACCTGACGCTGCACGTGACCGGGCGCCGTCCCGACGGCTATCACCTGCTGGATTCGCTGGTGGTGTTCCTGGCACTCGGCGATGTGGTGACGGTGGCACCCGGGCCGCTGTCCCTGGAACTCTCCGGCCCCTTCGCAAAGGGGCTGACGGCCGAGCCCGACAACCTCTGCCTGCGCGCCGCCCGGCTGGCCGGGCACGAGGCGCGGATCACGCTGGAAAAGAACCTACCGGTCGCCTCGGGCATCGGCGGCGGCTCGGCCGATGCGGCGGCGGTGCTGCGCGCGCTCGACGCCCGCCCCGAGGGCAGCGAGGTCCTGGGCGCCGACGTCCCCGTCTGCCTGGCCGGCCGCCCCACCCGGATGCGCGGCCTGGGCGAGATCCTCGACCCGCTGCCGCCGCTGCCCCAGCTGCATGTGCTGCTGGTCAACCCCGGACGCGGCCTGTCGACGCCGCAGGTGTTCCAGGCCTTGCAGCGGCGCGACAACCCGCCCATGCCCGAGCCGATGCCCGGCTTTCCCGACGCCGCGGCGCTGATCGACTTCCTGCGCCGCTGCCGCAACGACCTCGAAGCGCCGGCCATCCGGCTCATGCCCGAAATCGCCGCCTGCCTGGCCGCGATCCGCGACCAGGGTGCGCAGCTTGCGCGCATGTCCGGCTCGGGCGCGACCTGCTTCGGCCTCTTCGCCAGCGCGGCCCAGGCCGAGGCCGCCCGCACCCGCATCGCCGGGGCGAACCCGGGCTGGTGGGTCGCCGCATCTGGACTCGCGCCGGCAAATCCCTAA
- a CDS encoding outer membrane protein, translating to MRATRLIASFATLALGAAAANAGGYTPPVVDTGVVAPITEVAPVGNWQGGYAGLTLGYAFGGDDDVGVSGVTPDSLEMSGANGGVRLGYRWQKDRWVFGPELGYEGGNIKDSFSTDGYDAESKVKNVLALRMKTGYEVAPNTLVYGIAGVARGKIDYSVTGNGADINDTYTKTGYIVGLGAERMINDKWSVTGEYEYANFGKEKLSDGTNTTNATPKFHNIKLGVNFKF from the coding sequence ATGCGCGCAACTCGCCTGATCGCCTCCTTCGCCACCCTGGCCCTTGGCGCCGCGGCCGCGAATGCCGGTGGCTATACCCCCCCGGTGGTGGACACGGGTGTCGTGGCTCCGATCACCGAGGTCGCTCCGGTCGGCAACTGGCAGGGCGGCTATGCCGGTCTGACCCTGGGCTATGCCTTCGGCGGCGACGATGATGTCGGCGTCAGCGGCGTCACCCCCGATTCGCTGGAAATGAGCGGTGCCAACGGCGGCGTCCGCCTGGGTTATCGCTGGCAGAAAGACCGCTGGGTCTTCGGTCCGGAACTGGGCTACGAAGGCGGCAACATCAAGGACAGCTTCTCGACCGACGGCTATGACGCCGAATCGAAGGTCAAGAACGTCCTCGCCCTGCGCATGAAGACCGGCTACGAAGTCGCCCCCAACACGCTGGTCTACGGCATCGCCGGTGTGGCCCGCGGCAAGATCGACTATTCGGTCACCGGCAACGGCGCCGACATCAACGACACCTACACCAAGACCGGCTACATCGTCGGTCTGGGCGCCGAACGGATGATCAACGACAAATGGTCGGTCACCGGCGAATACGAATATGCCAACTTCGGCAAGGAAAAGCTGTCGGACGGCACCAACACCACCAATGCGACGCCGAAGTTCCACAACATCAAGCTGGGCGTGAACTTCAAGTTCTGA
- the era gene encoding GTPase Era, whose amino-acid sequence MTETRAGFVALIGEPNAGKSTLLNQMVGAKVSIVTHKVQTTRARIRGIAMHGPAQVVFVDTPGIFRPRRRLDRSMVKAAWGGAADADIILFLIEAHRGLTEGAQAIIASLREHAGKTPVALIINKIDRVKAEVLLALSQQVNESFPFARTFMISAEKGYGCNDLMDWLAAEVPAGPWLYPEDQVADLPMRMIAAEITREKLTLRLHEEIPYQLTVETERWEEKKDGSARVDQIVYVARPGHKGIVLGKGGETIKAVGQAARAELMEFMGRPVHLFLQVKVRENWLDEAERYNEMGLDFRDGDA is encoded by the coding sequence ATGACCGAAACGCGCGCGGGCTTCGTCGCCCTGATCGGCGAGCCGAATGCCGGGAAATCCACCCTGCTGAACCAGATGGTCGGGGCCAAGGTCTCGATCGTGACGCATAAGGTGCAGACCACCCGCGCCCGCATCCGCGGCATCGCCATGCACGGGCCGGCGCAGGTGGTGTTCGTGGACACGCCCGGCATCTTTCGCCCGCGCCGCCGTCTGGACCGCAGCATGGTCAAGGCGGCCTGGGGCGGCGCGGCCGATGCCGACATCATCCTGTTTCTGATCGAGGCGCATCGCGGGCTGACCGAGGGCGCGCAGGCGATCATCGCCAGCTTGCGCGAACATGCCGGCAAGACTCCGGTCGCGCTGATCATCAACAAGATCGACCGGGTCAAGGCCGAGGTGCTGCTGGCGCTGTCGCAACAGGTCAACGAGAGCTTCCCCTTCGCCCGGACCTTCATGATCTCGGCCGAAAAGGGCTATGGCTGCAACGACCTGATGGATTGGCTGGCCGCCGAGGTCCCCGCCGGTCCCTGGCTTTACCCCGAGGACCAGGTCGCCGACCTGCCGATGCGCATGATCGCCGCCGAGATCACCCGCGAGAAGCTGACCCTGCGCCTGCACGAGGAAATCCCCTACCAGCTGACGGTCGAGACCGAGAGGTGGGAGGAGAAGAAGGACGGCTCGGCCCGCGTGGACCAGATCGTCTATGTCGCCCGCCCCGGCCACAAGGGCATCGTGCTGGGCAAGGGCGGCGAGACCATCAAGGCCGTGGGCCAGGCGGCGCGGGCGGAGCTGATGGAATTCATGGGTCGCCCCGTGCATCTGTTCCTGCAGGTCAAGGTGCGCGAGAACTGGCTGGACGAGGCCGAGCGCTACAACGAGATGGGCCTCGACTTCCGCGACGGCGATGCCTGA
- the gyrB gene encoding DNA topoisomerase (ATP-hydrolyzing) subunit B, whose product MSEPAPQSSEYGADSIKVLKGLEAVRKRPGMYIGDTDDGSGLHHMVYEVVDNGIDEALAGHADFVRVKIHADSSVSVRDNGRGIPVDLHPSEGVSAAEVIMTQLHAGGKFDQNSYKVSGGLHGVGVSVVNALSDWLELRIWRNGKEHYARFENGDTVEHLRVLGDAEPGEKGTEVRFLASSKEDRADGTFSNRDFVFKTLENRLRELAFLNSGVRIILEDERPAEALRTELFYEGGVREFVKFIDRSKTPVMADPIFIQGEKNGIGVEVAMWWNDSYHETVLPFTNNIPQRDGGTHLAGFRGALTRVINNYAQTSGIAKKEKVDFTGDDAREGLTCVLSVKVPDPKFSSQTKDKLVSSEVRPAVESLVNEKLAEWFEENPTEAKSIVGKIIEAALAREAARKARELTRRKTAMDVASLPGKLADCQEKDPALSELFIVEGDSAGGSAKQGRSRQNQAVLPLRGKILNVERARFDRMLSSDQIGTLITALGTGIGRDEFNLGKLRYHKIVIMTDADVDGAHIRTLLLTFFFRQMPELIEAGHLYIAQPPLYKVARGRSEVYLKDEAALEDYLIEQGVDGASLRLGNGEQLTGADLARVVEEARSARRLLRAYPTHYPPHITEQAAIAGALVQGRVDADAQGVASAVAARLDMIAEEYERGWTGRPTQDAGIRLTRLLRGVEESRTLDGPMLRSAESRRLGAMTESLQEIYGQTAHLMRKDRGIPIHGPLDLLKAVFLEGEKGLSLQRYKGLGEMNPEQLWETTLDPVARTMLQVRIEDVSEADDIFTKLMGDVVEPRRDFIQQNALSVENLDI is encoded by the coding sequence ATGAGCGAACCCGCCCCGCAGTCCTCGGAATATGGCGCAGATTCCATCAAGGTTCTCAAGGGCCTGGAAGCCGTGCGCAAGCGTCCCGGCATGTATATTGGCGACACCGACGACGGCTCGGGCCTGCATCACATGGTCTATGAGGTCGTGGACAACGGCATCGACGAGGCGCTGGCCGGTCATGCCGATTTCGTGCGCGTCAAGATCCACGCCGACAGCAGCGTTTCCGTGCGCGACAACGGCCGCGGCATCCCGGTCGACCTGCACCCGAGCGAGGGGGTTTCGGCGGCCGAGGTCATCATGACCCAGCTGCATGCGGGCGGGAAGTTCGACCAGAACAGCTACAAGGTCTCGGGCGGCTTGCACGGGGTCGGCGTCTCGGTGGTGAACGCGCTGTCGGACTGGCTGGAGCTGCGCATCTGGCGCAACGGCAAGGAACATTACGCCCGCTTCGAGAATGGCGACACGGTCGAGCATCTGCGCGTGCTGGGCGACGCCGAGCCGGGCGAGAAGGGCACCGAGGTGCGCTTCCTGGCCTCGTCCAAGGAAGACCGGGCGGATGGCACGTTCTCGAATCGCGACTTCGTGTTCAAGACGCTGGAGAACCGGCTGCGGGAGCTGGCCTTCCTGAACTCGGGCGTGCGCATCATCCTGGAGGACGAGCGGCCTGCGGAGGCTTTGCGCACCGAGCTGTTCTACGAGGGCGGCGTGCGCGAGTTCGTGAAGTTCATCGACCGCTCGAAGACGCCGGTCATGGCCGACCCGATCTTCATCCAGGGCGAGAAGAACGGCATCGGCGTCGAGGTCGCGATGTGGTGGAACGACAGCTATCACGAGACGGTGCTGCCCTTTACCAACAATATTCCGCAGCGCGACGGCGGCACCCATCTGGCCGGTTTCCGCGGCGCGCTGACCCGGGTCATCAACAATTACGCCCAGACCAGCGGCATCGCGAAGAAGGAAAAGGTCGATTTCACCGGCGACGACGCGCGCGAGGGGCTGACCTGCGTGCTGTCGGTCAAGGTGCCGGATCCGAAGTTTTCCAGCCAGACCAAGGACAAGCTGGTCTCATCCGAGGTGCGCCCTGCCGTCGAGAGCTTGGTGAACGAGAAGCTGGCCGAGTGGTTCGAGGAAAACCCGACCGAGGCGAAGAGTATCGTCGGCAAGATCATCGAGGCGGCGCTGGCCCGCGAGGCGGCGCGCAAGGCGCGCGAGCTTACGCGCCGCAAGACCGCCATGGACGTGGCCAGCCTGCCCGGCAAGCTGGCCGATTGCCAGGAAAAGGATCCGGCGCTGTCGGAACTGTTCATCGTCGAGGGCGACTCGGCCGGCGGTTCCGCGAAGCAGGGCCGCTCGCGCCAGAACCAGGCCGTGCTGCCCCTGCGCGGCAAGATCCTGAACGTGGAACGCGCGCGCTTCGACCGGATGCTGTCCAGCGACCAGATCGGCACGCTGATCACCGCGCTGGGGACCGGCATCGGCCGGGACGAGTTCAACCTGGGCAAGCTGCGCTATCACAAGATCGTCATCATGACCGATGCCGACGTCGACGGCGCGCATATCCGCACCCTGCTCTTAACCTTCTTCTTCCGGCAGATGCCGGAACTGATCGAGGCCGGGCACCTCTATATCGCCCAGCCGCCGCTCTACAAGGTCGCGCGCGGCCGCTCGGAGGTCTATCTGAAGGACGAGGCGGCGCTGGAGGATTACCTGATCGAGCAGGGCGTCGACGGCGCCAGCCTGCGGCTCGGCAACGGCGAGCAGCTGACCGGCGCCGATCTGGCCCGGGTGGTCGAGGAAGCGCGCAGCGCGCGGCGCCTTCTGCGCGCCTATCCGACGCATTATCCGCCGCATATCACCGAACAGGCCGCGATTGCCGGCGCGCTGGTGCAGGGGCGCGTCGATGCCGATGCCCAGGGCGTGGCTTCGGCGGTCGCCGCCCGGCTCGACATGATCGCCGAGGAATACGAGCGCGGCTGGACCGGCCGGCCGACCCAGGACGCCGGCATCCGCCTGACCCGGCTTCTGCGGGGCGTCGAGGAAAGCCGCACCCTGGACGGGCCGATGCTGCGCAGCGCCGAAAGCCGGCGGCTGGGTGCGATGACCGAAAGCCTGCAGGAAATCTATGGCCAGACCGCGCATCTGATGCGCAAGGACCGCGGCATTCCGATCCACGGCCCGCTGGACCTGCTGAAGGCGGTTTTCCTGGAGGGCGAAAAGGGCCTGTCGCTGCAACGCTACAAGGGTCTGGGCGAGATGAACCCCGAGCAGCTTTGGGAAACCACGCTGGACCCGGTCGCCCGCACGATGCTGCAGGTGCGAATCGAGGATGTTTCCGAGGCCGACGACATCTTCACCAAGCTGATGGGCGATGTCGTCGAACCGCGGCGCGATTTCATCCAGCAGAATGCGCTCAGCGTGGAGAATCTGGATATCTGA